From the Euphorbia lathyris chromosome 6, ddEupLath1.1, whole genome shotgun sequence genome, one window contains:
- the LOC136232933 gene encoding uncharacterized protein, whose translation MEGVGARLGRSSTRYGPATVFSGPVRKWKKRWVHVSPSSNSAANLSHHHHQNHHHHHHIHSNNNSINAATSNGNNGSHLLLYKWTPLTQSNKENGENKLSSLKDDDPPPLLPEEEEPPRRKFKYLPVYLLEKQKYEAGEETKLSDDEPTPVEQNPKYDDFDEKPDINDTPMEEIQDDNQVVRQDLNESTLDLSLGLNSHDDDSDVKPDQSGDGQLERLNSSSVGT comes from the exons atggagGGAGTAGGGGCGAGGTTGGGGCGGTCCTCCACTCGGTACGGACCGGCCACGGTGTTCAGTGGGCCGGTGAGGAAGTGGAAGAAGCGATGGGTCCACGTTTCCCCATCTTCTAACTCCGCCGCCAATCTCTCTCACCACCACCACCagaatcatcatcatcatcatcacatTCATTCCAACAACAACAGCATCAATGCTGCTACCTCTAACGGAAATAACGGTTCTCATCTCCTCCTTTACAAGTGGACCCCACTAACTCAAAGCAACAAGGAGAATGGAGAGAACAAGCTTTCTTCTCTCAAAGACGATGATCCGCCTCCGCTGCTGCCGGAGGAGGAGGAGCCTCCTAGGCGCAAATTCAAGTACTTACCG gtttatttGCTCGAGAAACAGAAATATGAGGCCGGAGAGGAAACTAAACTAAGTGACGATGAACCAACTCCAGTGGAGCAAAATCCAAAGTATGATGATTTTGATGAAAAacctgacattaatgacacacCTATGGAAGAAATTCAG GACGATAACCAAGTAGTGCGACAAGATTTAAACGAAAGCACTTTGGATTTAAGTCTGGGATTAAACTCTCATGATGACGACTCGGATGTAAAACCGGATCAATCAGGAGACGGGCAGTTGGAAAGACTGAACTCGAGTAGTGTCGGAACATGA